A region from the Dendropsophus ebraccatus isolate aDenEbr1 chromosome 1, aDenEbr1.pat, whole genome shotgun sequence genome encodes:
- the LOC138792758 gene encoding histone chaperone asf1b has protein sequence MAKVQILNMVVLDNPCPFRNPFQFEITFECIEDLPDDLEWKIIYVGSAESEEYDQVLDSVLVGPVPAGRHMFVFQADAPNSSLIPESDAVGVTVVLITCTYRGQEFIRVGYYVNNEYSDPELRENPPLKPDFGQLQRNILASNPRVTRFHINWESASESKMEDIENVDPASHAMHPPSCAPTKGLSGALNTIPENSMDCM, from the exons ATGGCGAAGGTACAGATACTGAACATGGTGGTCCTGGATAACCCGTGCCCCTTCCGTAATCCCTTCCAGTTTGAGATCACTTTTGAATGCATAGAGGATCTACCAGATG ATCTGGAGTGGAAAATAATATATGTTGGTTCAGCAGAAAGTGAAGAATACGACCAGGTCCTGGACTCTGTGTTGGTGGGCCCAGTCCCTGCTGGCCGTCACATGTTTGTTTTTCAG GCAGATGCCCCAAATTCAAGCCTCATCCCAGAGTCTGATGCTGTTGGAGTCACGGTCGTCCTGATCACCTGCACTTACAGAGGACAAGAGTTCATCCGAGTCGGCTATTACGTCAACAACGAATATTCTGACCCCGAATTAAGGGAAAACCCTCCTCTGAAGCCAGACTTCGGCCAG CTACAGAGGAACATCCTGGCATCGAATCCCCGCGTCACACGCTTCCACATCAATTGGGAAAGCGCCAGCGAATCGAAGATGGAAGACATCGAGAACGTGGACCCTGCTTCTCACGCTATGCATCCCCCGTCTTGTGCCCCTACCAAAGGCTTGTCTGGAGCGCTTAACACAATCCCAGAGAACTCTATGGACTGCATGTGA